One Luteibacter aegosomaticola genomic window carries:
- a CDS encoding alanine dehydrogenase, which yields MRIGIPSETKTLEGRVALIPAAAADLVRRGHEVFIQSGAGTKSGYADADYSALGVTVVPDAAAVYEKGELIVKVKEPIEGDLKLLKKHHLLFCYLHLAAEPALTKSLLDIGLTGVAFESVDENGALPLLLPMSVIAGRIATQIGTTLLHQPNGGKGKLLGGMASTPRGKVVVLGAGAAGGNAAALAAQAGANVVVFDKRPDRMAEMMALGPNVTALYAYESSVAEEVRNADIVVGAVLIPSAKAPRVVTEDMVKTMEKGSVLVDISIDQGGCFETSRPTTWKEPTYTVHGVTHFCVTNMPGAVPQTSSTAISAAILPYVQRLAAGKEWRDYAPLAAGINVEGGKLVHPALQGMA from the coding sequence ATGCGCATTGGTATCCCCTCCGAAACCAAGACCCTTGAAGGCCGCGTGGCCCTCATCCCGGCCGCCGCCGCCGACCTGGTCCGCCGCGGCCACGAGGTCTTCATCCAGTCCGGTGCCGGCACCAAGTCCGGTTACGCCGATGCCGATTATTCGGCACTGGGCGTCACCGTGGTGCCCGACGCCGCCGCCGTTTATGAAAAGGGCGAGCTGATCGTCAAGGTCAAGGAACCGATCGAGGGCGATCTCAAGCTCCTTAAGAAGCACCACCTGCTGTTCTGCTACCTGCACCTGGCGGCCGAGCCGGCGCTCACCAAGAGCCTGCTGGACATCGGCCTGACCGGCGTCGCCTTTGAATCGGTGGACGAGAACGGCGCGCTGCCGCTCCTGCTGCCCATGTCGGTCATCGCCGGCCGCATCGCCACCCAGATCGGCACCACGCTCCTGCACCAGCCGAACGGCGGCAAGGGCAAGCTGCTCGGCGGCATGGCCTCCACCCCGCGTGGCAAGGTCGTCGTCCTCGGCGCCGGCGCGGCCGGTGGCAACGCCGCCGCCCTGGCTGCCCAGGCTGGCGCCAACGTGGTCGTGTTCGACAAGCGTCCGGACCGCATGGCCGAAATGATGGCCCTGGGCCCCAACGTCACCGCCCTGTACGCCTACGAGTCGTCGGTGGCTGAAGAAGTGCGCAACGCCGACATCGTCGTCGGTGCCGTGCTCATCCCCAGCGCCAAGGCCCCGCGCGTCGTCACCGAAGACATGGTCAAGACCATGGAGAAGGGCTCGGTCCTCGTCGACATTTCGATCGACCAGGGCGGCTGCTTCGAGACCTCGCGCCCGACCACCTGGAAGGAGCCGACCTACACCGTGCACGGCGTGACGCACTTCTGTGTCACCAACATGCCGGGCGCTGTGCCGCAGACCTCGTCGACCGCCATCTCGGCTGCCATCCTGCCGTACGTGCAGCGCCTGGCTGCCGGCAAGGAATGGCGCGACTACGCCCCGCTGGCCGCCGGTATCAACGTGGAAGGCGGCAAGCTGGTGCACCCGGCGCTTCAGGGCATGGCATGA
- a CDS encoding DNA translocase FtsK, with translation MARSAKVVKKQARAQPKAEKPGLSDELKRRLREAGALLLLPLALYLLVCLLSYNDQDPSWGHMGVAEHATNFGGAVGANIANLLRYIFGLVSYFFPLLLLALGIQVIRHRGERNVQPWEPSLRLIGFVFFFITAPALIYLNVTETPVLPEGPGGIVGKWVGHGLHNAFGDKGAPLLLLAVCLIAITLATGLSWFKLMDATGELVMKMGGWFGGKVRQAPEVMAARSARAEREVVKKAEAVKQAKREPVRIETPTPMVVKSDRAVRENQIPLFTGASMEGEVPPLSLLDEAPPQGPGYSEETLEVLSRQVELKLRDFRVEARVAGVYPGPVITRFELEPAAGVRGSQVSSLDKDIARGLSVVSVRVVDVIPGKNVIGLEIPNTKKQIVYLSEILKSERFDQVKSPLALALGKDIGGKAVVADLAKMPHLLVAGTTGSGKSVAVNAMVLSLLYKSSAKDVRMIMIDPKMLELSVYEGIPHLLAPVVTDMKEAANALRWCVAEMERRYKLMAAVGVRNLGGFNKKVKDAENSGQPLLDPLFRANPDMPGMVAEPLETLPHIVIIIDEFADMMMIVGKKVEELIARLAQKARAAGVHLILATQRPSVDVITGLIKANIPTRIAFQVSSKIDSRTILDQSGAEALLGHGDMLYLPPGTAQPERVHGAFVDDHEVHNVVEWLRAQGSPNYIEGVLEEVQSTADGKIINDAGLPQEADGDGDSDNALYDRAVRVVTETRRASISGVQRHLRIGYNRAARLVEQMEQDGIVSAPQHNGNREVLAPPPPKD, from the coding sequence GTGGCGCGCAGCGCGAAAGTGGTTAAGAAACAGGCCCGGGCCCAGCCCAAGGCCGAAAAGCCGGGCTTGAGCGATGAGCTCAAGCGCCGGCTCCGTGAAGCGGGGGCACTGCTGTTGCTCCCGCTCGCCCTGTACCTGCTGGTTTGCCTGCTCAGCTACAACGATCAGGATCCCAGCTGGGGTCACATGGGCGTGGCCGAGCACGCCACCAACTTTGGTGGTGCGGTGGGCGCGAATATCGCCAACCTGCTCCGGTACATCTTCGGACTCGTTTCCTACTTCTTCCCGCTGCTCCTGCTGGCCCTGGGTATCCAGGTCATCCGCCATCGTGGCGAGCGCAACGTCCAGCCGTGGGAACCCTCCCTGCGGCTGATCGGCTTCGTGTTTTTCTTTATCACCGCGCCGGCCCTGATCTACCTGAATGTCACCGAGACCCCCGTATTGCCGGAAGGCCCGGGCGGCATCGTCGGCAAGTGGGTAGGCCATGGCCTGCACAATGCGTTTGGCGACAAGGGCGCACCGCTGCTCCTGCTGGCGGTGTGCCTTATCGCGATCACGCTGGCCACCGGCCTGTCGTGGTTCAAGCTGATGGATGCCACCGGCGAGCTCGTCATGAAGATGGGCGGCTGGTTTGGTGGCAAGGTCCGCCAGGCCCCCGAGGTCATGGCCGCCCGTTCCGCCCGCGCCGAGCGCGAGGTGGTGAAAAAGGCCGAGGCCGTGAAGCAGGCCAAGCGCGAGCCGGTCCGCATCGAGACGCCCACCCCCATGGTGGTGAAGAGCGACCGCGCCGTCCGCGAAAACCAGATTCCGCTCTTCACCGGCGCCTCGATGGAAGGCGAAGTGCCGCCGTTGTCGCTGCTGGATGAAGCCCCGCCGCAGGGCCCGGGCTATTCCGAAGAAACGCTCGAGGTGCTGTCGCGCCAGGTGGAGCTGAAGCTGCGCGATTTCCGCGTCGAAGCCCGCGTGGCCGGCGTGTACCCGGGCCCGGTCATCACCCGTTTCGAACTGGAGCCTGCCGCCGGCGTGCGTGGCAGCCAGGTGTCCAGCCTCGACAAGGACATCGCCCGCGGCCTGTCCGTGGTGAGCGTGCGTGTCGTGGACGTCATTCCAGGCAAGAACGTCATCGGCCTGGAAATCCCGAATACCAAGAAGCAGATCGTCTACCTCTCGGAGATCCTCAAGTCCGAGCGCTTTGACCAGGTGAAGTCGCCGCTGGCGCTGGCCCTGGGCAAGGACATCGGCGGCAAGGCCGTGGTGGCCGATCTGGCGAAGATGCCCCACCTGCTCGTGGCCGGTACCACCGGTTCGGGTAAATCGGTGGCGGTGAATGCGATGGTCCTGAGCCTGCTCTACAAGAGCAGCGCGAAGGACGTGCGCATGATCATGATCGACCCGAAGATGCTGGAGCTTTCGGTTTACGAAGGCATCCCGCACCTGCTGGCGCCCGTGGTCACCGACATGAAGGAAGCCGCCAACGCGCTGCGCTGGTGCGTGGCCGAGATGGAGCGCCGCTACAAGCTCATGGCCGCGGTAGGCGTGCGTAACCTGGGTGGCTTCAACAAGAAGGTGAAAGACGCCGAGAACAGCGGCCAGCCGCTGCTCGATCCGCTGTTCCGCGCCAACCCCGATATGCCGGGCATGGTGGCCGAGCCGCTCGAGACGCTGCCGCACATCGTCATCATCATCGACGAATTCGCCGACATGATGATGATCGTCGGCAAGAAGGTCGAAGAGCTCATCGCCCGTCTGGCGCAGAAGGCGCGCGCCGCTGGCGTGCACCTGATTCTCGCAACGCAGCGCCCGTCGGTGGACGTCATCACCGGTCTGATCAAGGCGAACATCCCGACGCGTATCGCGTTCCAGGTGTCGTCGAAGATCGACTCGCGCACCATCCTTGACCAGAGCGGCGCGGAAGCGTTGCTCGGCCACGGCGATATGCTTTACCTGCCGCCGGGCACGGCGCAGCCGGAACGCGTGCACGGCGCCTTCGTGGATGACCACGAGGTGCATAACGTCGTCGAGTGGCTGCGCGCGCAGGGTTCACCCAATTACATCGAAGGCGTGCTCGAGGAAGTGCAGAGCACGGCCGACGGCAAGATCATCAACGATGCGGGCCTCCCGCAAGAAGCCGACGGCGATGGCGATAGCGACAACGCGCTGTACGACCGTGCCGTTCGCGTGGTGACGGAGACGCGCCGCGCCTCCATCTCCGGCGTGCAGCGTCACCTGCGCATTGGCTATAACCGTGCCGCCCGCCTCGTCGAACAGATGGAGCAGGACGGCATCGTCAGCGCGCCCCAGCACAACGGCAACCGCGAAGTCCTGGCCCCGCCGCCCCCGAAGGATTAA
- a CDS encoding DUF2339 domain-containing protein, whose protein sequence is MYVVWAIVGAIIGGVVGEGIPGAVAGFAIGLLWARLSQTRRELDELRTQLSATRVTAASASARAGQSSQVPPASQDAYTAPDDLWAAADASPPSADTRAPAAGTRTPSATSAPAMPPPMPATVAARAAEAAATTARTTPPPAPVSGWTADAAEPAGPSAIDRAIETAKRWFTEGNVPVKVGMLVLFAGIAAFLKYAADQGLFHVPVSVRLSLVALAAIAGAAFGWLQRDKRRSFALSLQGGALGVLVMTVFAAYRLYHLIDPLPAFVLLVVFVGCLGILAVLQDSLALAVLGLIAGFAAPIIASSGQGNHVALFSYYAVLNLGILGIAWKKAWRILNVLGFVATFGIGTAWGVLSYRPELFNSTEPFLILFFLLYVAVPWLHVLRAPRADRAILDGSLMFGTPIVCLLAQGALLDWQPMPLAFSALAAAVLYVAIAFVVRKRDDMHLLRETWAVLAVAFATIAVPLALSASTTACVFALEGAGLVWLGFRQQRHLPRWSGMFLQLASGVAWALADFPHGSVRAMAFLNPYFIGTVLITIAGIACLVQYDRHSASKGMGSLARAGLLVWSVAWWLLGFGAEIDTFVGGGANGWAAWMVLLSVSGWLLAEGNRHVRKLDLGLMLAWSAPLALAITAASSLVADAALFQIFVGWPLAAILVAAVAGWFSLRAVAAHAGAAVVAQVLWWVRWLVLAYVGTHVAFRFAPWVADGWVFLAMAAPTLLLTKLAWWWPRVITPPLSMHAAEIRRIVAWGGLGMSLLIGVFALGADGSPDPLPFIPVLNPVELVLVTVAGLLARALWDESAPAELRRVRPAVLAVAGFAIATSMTLRAVHHLGGVPWDNHMLASSLAELSLTVVWSVIGVVAWVLGSRRGQRLLWMAGAACMAIVLAKLLLVDRGHLGNLFGIASFIAYGLLCTVIGYLAPAPPRQATPNAQESHDAP, encoded by the coding sequence ATGTATGTGGTTTGGGCAATCGTGGGCGCCATCATTGGCGGGGTGGTCGGGGAGGGGATTCCTGGCGCCGTCGCCGGTTTTGCCATCGGCCTGCTTTGGGCGCGGCTTTCGCAGACGCGCCGTGAACTGGATGAACTGCGTACCCAGCTGAGCGCGACGCGCGTTACGGCGGCCAGTGCTTCGGCGCGCGCCGGTCAGTCGAGCCAGGTGCCGCCGGCCAGTCAGGATGCCTATACCGCGCCCGACGACCTCTGGGCGGCTGCGGACGCCAGCCCACCCTCTGCCGACACGCGTGCGCCTGCTGCCGGTACGCGAACCCCGTCCGCGACATCGGCGCCTGCCATGCCGCCACCGATGCCCGCCACCGTGGCCGCGCGCGCGGCGGAAGCGGCAGCGACAACCGCACGCACCACGCCGCCGCCCGCACCTGTATCCGGCTGGACGGCTGACGCTGCCGAGCCTGCCGGCCCCTCCGCGATCGATCGTGCCATCGAGACCGCCAAGCGCTGGTTTACCGAGGGCAACGTGCCGGTGAAGGTCGGCATGCTGGTGTTGTTCGCCGGTATCGCCGCCTTCCTCAAGTACGCCGCCGATCAGGGCCTGTTCCACGTGCCGGTGTCGGTGCGGCTCAGCCTTGTGGCGCTGGCTGCGATCGCGGGTGCCGCCTTCGGCTGGCTGCAGCGCGATAAGCGCCGCTCGTTCGCTCTCTCGTTGCAGGGTGGTGCGCTGGGCGTGCTGGTCATGACGGTGTTTGCGGCCTACCGGCTCTATCACCTGATCGATCCGCTGCCGGCGTTTGTGTTGCTGGTCGTGTTCGTCGGCTGCCTCGGCATCCTGGCGGTGTTGCAGGATTCGCTGGCGCTCGCGGTGCTTGGCCTCATTGCGGGTTTCGCGGCGCCGATCATCGCGTCGAGCGGGCAGGGCAACCATGTTGCGCTGTTCTCGTACTACGCCGTGCTGAACCTCGGCATCCTGGGTATCGCGTGGAAGAAGGCCTGGCGCATCCTCAACGTGCTGGGCTTCGTCGCGACCTTTGGTATCGGTACGGCGTGGGGCGTGCTTTCGTACCGTCCCGAGCTATTCAACAGCACCGAGCCGTTCCTCATCCTTTTCTTCCTCCTCTACGTGGCGGTGCCGTGGTTGCATGTGCTGCGCGCGCCGCGCGCGGATCGCGCCATCCTGGACGGCAGCCTGATGTTCGGTACGCCGATCGTCTGCCTGCTGGCGCAGGGTGCCTTGCTCGACTGGCAGCCCATGCCGCTGGCGTTCTCCGCACTCGCGGCCGCCGTGCTGTACGTGGCTATCGCGTTCGTCGTGCGTAAGCGCGACGACATGCATCTGCTGCGTGAGACCTGGGCCGTGCTGGCGGTGGCGTTCGCGACCATCGCCGTGCCGCTGGCGCTGAGTGCCAGCACCACCGCGTGTGTGTTCGCCCTGGAAGGCGCAGGCCTCGTCTGGCTGGGCTTCCGTCAGCAGCGCCATCTGCCGCGCTGGTCGGGCATGTTCCTGCAGCTTGCTTCGGGCGTGGCGTGGGCGCTGGCGGATTTCCCGCACGGTAGCGTGCGCGCCATGGCGTTCCTCAATCCGTATTTCATCGGCACCGTGCTGATCACGATCGCCGGTATCGCCTGCCTGGTGCAGTACGACCGGCATAGCGCGTCGAAGGGCATGGGCAGTCTGGCGCGCGCTGGTTTGCTGGTGTGGAGCGTCGCCTGGTGGTTGCTGGGCTTTGGCGCCGAGATCGACACCTTCGTGGGTGGAGGCGCGAATGGCTGGGCCGCGTGGATGGTGCTGCTCAGTGTCAGTGGCTGGCTGCTGGCCGAAGGCAATCGCCACGTACGCAAACTCGATCTTGGCCTGATGCTGGCGTGGTCCGCGCCGCTGGCCCTGGCGATCACCGCGGCATCGTCGTTAGTTGCGGACGCGGCACTCTTCCAGATCTTCGTGGGCTGGCCGCTTGCGGCCATCCTGGTGGCGGCGGTGGCGGGCTGGTTCTCGCTGCGCGCGGTCGCGGCACACGCCGGGGCGGCCGTCGTCGCGCAGGTGCTCTGGTGGGTGCGCTGGCTGGTGCTCGCCTACGTGGGCACGCACGTCGCTTTCCGCTTCGCGCCCTGGGTCGCGGATGGCTGGGTGTTCCTCGCGATGGCGGCGCCCACGCTGCTCCTCACCAAGCTGGCCTGGTGGTGGCCGCGGGTGATCACGCCGCCCCTCTCGATGCATGCCGCCGAGATCCGCCGCATCGTCGCCTGGGGTGGCCTCGGCATGAGCCTGCTGATCGGGGTGTTCGCGCTCGGTGCCGACGGCAGCCCGGACCCGTTGCCGTTCATTCCGGTGTTGAACCCCGTCGAGCTCGTGCTCGTGACGGTAGCGGGCCTGCTGGCCCGCGCGCTATGGGATGAAAGCGCGCCGGCCGAGTTGCGCCGCGTGCGTCCGGCGGTGCTTGCTGTCGCGGGTTTCGCCATCGCCACCAGCATGACCCTGCGCGCCGTGCATCATCTGGGCGGCGTGCCCTGGGATAACCACATGCTCGCCTCAAGCCTGGCCGAATTGTCCCTTACCGTCGTGTGGAGTGTGATCGGCGTGGTGGCATGGGTGCTGGGGTCGAGGCGGGGGCAGCGGCTGTTGTGGATGGCCGGCGCAGCATGCATGGCTATCGTTCTCGCCAAGCTCCTCCTGGTCGATCGCGGCCATCTCGGCAATCTCTTCGGCATCGCTTCATTTATCGCCTATGGCCTGCTTTGCACGGTCATCGGCTACCTCGCACCCGCACCGCCAAGGCAGGCAACCCCGAATGCCCAGGAATCCCATGATGCGCCGTGA
- a CDS encoding DUF3999 family protein has translation MMRRDGRIGLFVLYAAAFSAAFAPARAGDDPLYAYGWPIQVASHAEAYVVALPQEAYAWAAPDAGLGDVVIVDAKGREVATGPYEAAAPTSHPVTLDAPLLPVPNGSDGVAGPSIRRTTAGDIVIEPGAAASTGRVHEWLFDARTAISAERLEFPPTQGDVKLSVDIDASTNLQDWQPRATGSSIVSLGHGDGAVDARVVKLDGPAARYYRVRTSSDDAPWAEGAKVTLSGSVVDAAALDEAARQWLDVANTASAVSGGGMDYDYKLPAALPLSALRVTLGEGDSVARLGVISVTGTVSGESLGTIVVTPGQDDKRPLGVPPQRRDLIRLHSATSLRSAPKLSVGWRPDRFVFLPEGTPPYRLQVGSATSRRAAWPVDDAVAALRTRNGAAWRPEPVTLGAGQSMAGKRALAGDEHVDWTRPLLWIVLLLGAALVAGMAATLLRKPPKT, from the coding sequence ATGATGCGCCGTGATGGACGCATCGGTTTGTTCGTGTTGTACGCCGCAGCGTTCAGTGCGGCCTTTGCACCGGCCCGCGCGGGCGATGATCCCCTGTACGCCTATGGCTGGCCGATCCAGGTCGCTTCGCACGCCGAGGCGTATGTCGTAGCGTTGCCGCAGGAGGCCTATGCGTGGGCTGCGCCGGATGCCGGCCTGGGTGATGTCGTCATCGTGGACGCCAAGGGGCGCGAGGTCGCGACGGGTCCGTATGAGGCTGCTGCGCCCACTTCGCATCCGGTGACTCTGGACGCGCCGCTGCTCCCGGTGCCGAACGGCAGCGATGGCGTGGCGGGGCCCAGCATTCGCCGCACCACGGCCGGCGATATCGTGATCGAGCCGGGCGCAGCCGCCAGCACGGGGCGTGTGCACGAATGGCTATTCGATGCGCGTACCGCCATTTCGGCGGAGCGGCTCGAATTCCCGCCGACACAGGGCGATGTGAAGCTGAGTGTCGATATCGACGCCAGCACCAACCTGCAGGATTGGCAGCCGCGCGCTACGGGTAGCTCCATCGTGAGCCTTGGCCACGGCGACGGCGCCGTCGATGCGCGGGTCGTGAAGCTCGATGGCCCGGCAGCCCGTTACTACCGTGTGCGCACCAGTAGTGATGACGCGCCGTGGGCTGAGGGCGCGAAGGTCACGCTCTCGGGCAGTGTGGTCGATGCCGCGGCGCTCGACGAGGCCGCGCGGCAGTGGCTGGATGTCGCCAATACCGCCTCGGCAGTGAGCGGCGGCGGCATGGACTACGACTACAAGCTGCCGGCGGCGCTCCCGCTCAGCGCGCTGCGTGTCACCCTGGGTGAAGGCGATAGCGTGGCCAGGCTCGGGGTGATTTCCGTTACTGGTACGGTAAGTGGCGAGAGCCTCGGCACGATCGTGGTCACGCCGGGGCAGGACGATAAGCGCCCGCTGGGCGTGCCGCCGCAGCGCCGCGACCTGATCCGCCTGCATTCGGCGACCTCGCTGCGCAGCGCGCCTAAGCTCAGCGTGGGCTGGCGCCCCGATCGTTTCGTGTTTCTCCCGGAAGGCACCCCGCCGTACCGCTTGCAGGTAGGCAGTGCGACCTCGCGCCGCGCCGCGTGGCCGGTCGATGATGCCGTGGCGGCATTGCGCACCCGCAACGGCGCCGCGTGGCGCCCCGAGCCGGTCACGCTGGGCGCTGGCCAGTCCATGGCCGGCAAGCGGGCCCTGGCGGGCGACGAGCATGTCGATTGGACCCGCCCGTTGCTCTGGATCGTGCTGCTCCTGGGCGCCGCCCTTGTCGCAGGCATGGCCGCCACCTTGCTCCGCAAGCCCCCAAAAACCTAA
- the lolA gene encoding outer membrane lipoprotein chaperone LolA, translating into MKRFLLAASLSLLSLPAFAATAAGPARERLDAFAKGLHSLTGRFSQTLFDVNGGPGKTTTGVVSLEAPRQFRWEVLAPSKQTIVADGSRVWLYDPDLEQVTVRKQSSEEAQSPLTVLTDLSQLDKGFFKVAERGEHDGMQWLRLSSTAKDPAFDYADLGFDASGLARMEFKDQLGNTTKIQFAGWQKNTALPDGTFTFVPPQGTDVIGDAPVIQTQGVH; encoded by the coding sequence ATGAAACGCTTCCTGCTTGCCGCCTCGCTGTCGCTGCTCAGCCTGCCTGCCTTCGCCGCCACGGCGGCCGGTCCCGCGCGCGAGCGCCTGGATGCCTTCGCCAAGGGTCTGCACTCGTTGACGGGCCGTTTCAGCCAGACCCTGTTCGATGTGAACGGTGGTCCGGGCAAGACGACCACCGGCGTGGTCTCCCTGGAGGCGCCGCGGCAGTTCCGTTGGGAAGTGCTGGCGCCGTCGAAGCAGACGATCGTGGCCGATGGCAGCCGCGTGTGGCTGTACGACCCGGACCTTGAGCAGGTTACCGTGCGCAAGCAGAGCAGCGAAGAAGCGCAGAGCCCGCTCACCGTGCTGACCGACCTGTCGCAGCTCGACAAGGGCTTCTTCAAGGTCGCCGAGCGGGGCGAGCACGATGGCATGCAGTGGCTGCGCCTGTCGTCCACGGCGAAGGATCCGGCGTTCGATTACGCCGATCTCGGCTTTGATGCCAGCGGCCTGGCCCGCATGGAGTTCAAGGATCAGCTCGGCAACACCACCAAGATCCAGTTCGCCGGCTGGCAGAAAAACACCGCGTTGCCGGATGGCACCTTCACCTTCGTCCCCCCGCAGGGCACCGACGTGATCGGTGATGCCCCGGTCATCCAGACCCAGGGCGTGCACTAA
- a CDS encoding replication-associated recombination protein A has protein sequence MPSYSSPGLFAEPEALKPLAERMRPRGLDEIVGQQRVVGEGKPLRRALEAGRVHSMILWGPPGCGKTTLALLVARYADADFRAISAVMSGLPDVRKSLAEAEGNFAQGRRTVLFVDEVHRFNKAQQDAFLPYIERGVIIFVGATTENPSFELNSALLSRCRVHVLDAVSPDDIVAALRRALSDDERGIGELGLQVEDATLKLIASAADGDVRRALTLLEIASELAEGGKIDDATLEQVLADRTRRFDKSGEQFYDQISALHKSVRSSDPDAAVYWLTRMLDGGCDPLYLARRMTRMAVEDVGLAEPRAWRMALDAWDTYERLGSPEGELGLAQLAIWLAISPKSNAAYMAYNKAKAVVREMGTLEVPMHLRNAPTKLMKGLGYGQGYQYDHDAEGGVALDQVCLPDALADATFYEPVDRGLELKLREKLTALRAARAAARKK, from the coding sequence ATGCCGTCTTATTCCTCCCCCGGCCTGTTCGCCGAACCCGAAGCCCTGAAGCCCCTTGCCGAGCGCATGCGTCCGCGCGGCCTCGATGAGATCGTGGGCCAGCAGCGGGTGGTGGGCGAAGGCAAGCCGCTCCGCCGCGCACTGGAGGCGGGCAGGGTGCACTCCATGATCCTGTGGGGGCCGCCGGGTTGCGGCAAGACCACGCTCGCCCTGCTAGTGGCGCGCTATGCCGATGCCGATTTCCGCGCGATCTCCGCCGTGATGAGCGGCCTGCCGGATGTCCGCAAATCGCTGGCCGAGGCGGAAGGCAACTTCGCCCAGGGGCGGCGCACCGTGCTGTTCGTGGATGAGGTGCACCGCTTCAACAAGGCGCAGCAGGATGCGTTCCTGCCGTATATCGAGCGCGGCGTCATCATCTTCGTCGGCGCCACCACCGAGAACCCCTCGTTCGAGCTCAATTCCGCGTTGCTCTCGCGCTGCCGCGTGCACGTGCTCGATGCGGTGAGTCCCGACGACATCGTCGCGGCCCTGCGCCGTGCGCTGTCCGATGACGAGCGCGGTATCGGCGAGCTGGGCCTGCAGGTGGAAGACGCCACGCTGAAGCTCATCGCCTCGGCGGCCGATGGTGATGTACGCCGCGCCCTGACCCTGCTGGAAATCGCGAGCGAACTCGCCGAAGGCGGAAAGATCGACGACGCCACGCTCGAGCAGGTGCTTGCCGATCGTACGCGTCGCTTCGACAAGAGCGGCGAGCAGTTCTACGACCAGATCTCGGCGCTGCACAAATCGGTGCGTTCCTCGGACCCTGATGCCGCGGTGTACTGGCTCACGCGCATGCTCGATGGTGGCTGCGATCCGCTCTACCTCGCCCGCCGGATGACCCGCATGGCCGTCGAGGACGTGGGCCTGGCGGAGCCGCGCGCGTGGCGCATGGCGCTCGATGCGTGGGATACGTATGAACGCCTCGGCAGCCCCGAAGGCGAGCTCGGCCTCGCGCAGCTGGCCATCTGGCTGGCGATCTCGCCCAAGAGCAATGCCGCGTACATGGCCTACAACAAAGCCAAGGCCGTGGTGCGCGAGATGGGTACGCTGGAAGTGCCCATGCACCTGCGCAACGCGCCGACGAAGCTGATGAAGGGCCTCGGCTACGGCCAGGGTTACCAGTACGACCACGATGCCGAAGGCGGCGTCGCGCTCGACCAGGTCTGCCTGCCCGACGCGCTGGCAGACGCCACGTTCTACGAACCTGTCGACCGTGGCCTCGAACTGAAGCTGCGCGAAAAGCTCACGGCCCTCCGCGCCGCCCGCGCTGCGGCCCGCAAAAAATAG
- the trxB gene encoding thioredoxin-disulfide reductase → MSTPKHSRLLILGSGPAGYTAAVYAARANLKPMMVTGLQQGGQLMTTTEVDNWPGDEKGVQGPELMRRMAEHAERFETEMVFDHIHSVDLNNRPFRLKGDGGEYTCDALIVTTGATAKYLGIASEEKFKGRGVSACATCDGFFFREQDVVVVGGGNTAVEEALYLSNIARKVYLVHRRDKLRAEKIQQDKVFEKAAAGKIELIWNSQVDEVLGDDSGVTGVRVKDINTGAKRDLEVQGFFVAIGHTPNTGIFDGQLDMKDGYIQIQSGLAGMATATSVPGVFAAGDVADHVYRQAITSAGFGCMAALDAERWLDANHKLD, encoded by the coding sequence ATGAGCACCCCCAAGCACAGCCGACTGCTTATCCTCGGCTCCGGTCCCGCCGGCTACACGGCCGCCGTCTACGCGGCGCGCGCCAACCTGAAGCCGATGATGGTCACGGGCCTGCAGCAGGGCGGCCAGCTGATGACCACCACCGAGGTGGACAACTGGCCGGGCGACGAAAAGGGCGTGCAGGGTCCGGAGCTCATGCGCCGCATGGCCGAGCACGCCGAGCGCTTCGAGACCGAGATGGTCTTCGACCACATCCACAGCGTGGACCTGAACAACCGCCCGTTCCGCCTGAAGGGTGACGGCGGCGAGTACACCTGTGACGCACTGATCGTGACCACCGGCGCCACCGCCAAGTACCTGGGCATCGCCTCGGAAGAAAAGTTCAAGGGCCGCGGCGTCTCCGCCTGCGCCACCTGCGATGGCTTCTTCTTCCGCGAGCAGGACGTGGTCGTGGTCGGCGGCGGCAACACCGCCGTGGAAGAGGCCCTCTACCTCTCCAACATCGCCCGCAAGGTCTACCTGGTGCACCGCCGCGACAAGCTGCGCGCCGAGAAGATCCAGCAGGACAAGGTGTTCGAGAAGGCCGCGGCCGGCAAGATCGAGCTGATCTGGAACAGCCAGGTCGATGAAGTGCTGGGCGACGACTCCGGCGTGACCGGCGTCCGCGTCAAGGACATCAACACCGGCGCCAAGCGCGACCTCGAGGTGCAGGGCTTCTTCGTGGCCATCGGCCACACCCCGAACACCGGCATCTTCGACGGCCAGCTCGACATGAAGGATGGCTACATCCAGATCCAGTCCGGCCTGGCCGGCATGGCCACCGCGACCTCGGTCCCGGGCGTGTTCGCCGCTGGCGACGTGGCCGACCACGTCTACCGCCAGGCGATCACCTCGGCCGGCTTCGGCTGCATGGCCGCGCTGGACGCCGAGCGCTGGCTCGACGCGAACCACAAGCTCGACTGA